In the genome of Paenibacillus sp. GP183, the window TGCAAGCTGGAATCGTAACATGGGCCATAGCCGGAGAAGTCAACCCAGGTCCCCTTGCAGCCGCTGCTAAGCAAGTGAAAGAATCCGGCCTAACCGGTAAAATTGAAGTTCGTGAAGGAAATGGTCTGGAGGTGCTGTGTTCTGGGGAAGTCGATGTCATTTCGATTGCCGGAATGGGAGGCAGCTTGATCGCTTCGATTCTGGAGGGAGGCCAAGATAAGCTGAGCAGCGTAAACATGCTGGTCCTTCAGCCTAATGTTGGGGAAGATCAGGTCCGCCGCTGGCTGGACAGGCATCAATGGCTTTTGGAATCCGAAGACATCCTGGAAGAGGACGGCAAGATCTATGAAATATTGACAGCTGTTCCTGCGGGGAGTCATGCAAAAAACAGATCAGAGATGTTAGAAGCTCTTTATCAAGTCCGCAAGCTTGGTCCTGATAAGGAAATCGGGAAAGAAAGACAGCTTCAGATGGGACCTTACCTGCTGCAGGAGGCTGGAGAAGTATGGCACCGCAAATGGCAAGGCGAGCTCGACAAGCTGGAAATGATCCGCGAGCAGCTGTCGCTGTCCGATGCTGATGCTTCCAAACTCAAAGCTGAAACCCTGCGCAAGGAAATTCAGGACATCCGGGAGGTGCTTGCCCTTTGCTTGCAAAAGGACAAACCGTAATTCAAATCTTCGAGCAGTTTTCTCCCAAGCATTTGGCTGTGCATGATGATAAAATCGGCTTGCAGCTCGGAACCCTTCAAAAAGACATTCGCAAAGTGCTCATCACGCTTGACGTCACCTGCGCCGTTGTAGAAGAAGCCATTCAAGAGCAGGTTGATCTGATTATTGCTCATCATGCGATCATCTACCGTCCGCTCTCGCACCTGCAAACGGATACTCCTGCAGGACGGCTTTATGAGAGGCTTATCAAGCATGATATTGCTGTGTATATCGCGCATACGAATCTGGATGTCGCCGAAGGCGGCGTGAATGATATGATGGCTGAGGCGCTGGGGCTGTTTGATCTAAGTTATCTCGAGGCTGTGTACACAGACAAGCTGAAGAAGCTCGTCT includes:
- a CDS encoding class I SAM-dependent methyltransferase; this encodes MTVKLSKRLQRIADKVPSFSRLADIGSDHALLPAYLVQAGIVTWAIAGEVNPGPLAAAAKQVKESGLTGKIEVREGNGLEVLCSGEVDVISIAGMGGSLIASILEGGQDKLSSVNMLVLQPNVGEDQVRRWLDRHQWLLESEDILEEDGKIYEILTAVPAGSHAKNRSEMLEALYQVRKLGPDKEIGKERQLQMGPYLLQEAGEVWHRKWQGELDKLEMIREQLSLSDADASKLKAETLRKEIQDIREVLALCLQKDKP